A genomic segment from Flavobacterium litorale encodes:
- a CDS encoding peptide-N-glycosidase F-related protein, with product MKKTLLYLTLCLSFFASKTALAQDPYTLTLFDQAVYYGMYGATVDEPIPEGTIRNSNSSYSKMLTEEQLAAFGNKLTMTVTLHPLCDNYDRIGNVNLALVPKGATTYEYNEVERIEIGRFITPFMDMNVTNPDSVPYVYELDNLTSIFHDEAITAMYDIWIELEVYGYQGGPGQGGAAVEIPGCAGRNDVYMGSLEFYSTFDNSIENEGNFLLPLSYKYELKNYTLEGTDVLGETVRTIDFTLDEPVNNANLYIITSNHGANAGGEEYIRRNHFIYFDEEQVLMYKPGGVSCGPFFEYNTQPSCIYYDCSTTPAYPRPHTDAAWSWNNWCPGDKIPVRSVSLGQLEAGEHSFRIEVPDAQFADEQGYFPMSVYIQSDNPALSTNTFDVATFSVYPNPVVDVLTINTTSGTTVQNVTVTNTLGQSVYKGTTATADLSELQSGIYIVTAAFTNGTTATQKIVKK from the coding sequence ATGAAAAAAACACTACTCTATTTAACACTTTGTTTATCGTTTTTTGCAAGTAAAACAGCATTGGCGCAAGACCCATATACACTTACTTTGTTTGATCAAGCTGTGTATTATGGTATGTACGGAGCTACTGTAGATGAGCCTATTCCTGAAGGTACCATCAGAAACAGCAATTCATCTTATTCTAAAATGCTTACCGAGGAGCAGTTGGCTGCTTTTGGTAATAAACTTACTATGACGGTTACATTACACCCTTTGTGTGATAATTATGACAGGATTGGTAATGTGAATTTGGCATTGGTACCTAAAGGTGCAACAACGTATGAGTATAATGAGGTAGAGCGCATTGAGATAGGTCGTTTTATTACTCCTTTCATGGACATGAACGTTACCAATCCAGACTCTGTACCGTATGTGTACGAATTGGATAATTTGACATCAATTTTTCATGACGAAGCTATTACAGCGATGTACGATATATGGATAGAGCTTGAAGTATATGGCTACCAAGGTGGTCCTGGTCAGGGTGGTGCTGCGGTAGAAATACCAGGCTGTGCAGGAAGAAACGATGTATATATGGGCTCATTAGAATTTTACTCTACTTTTGATAACAGTATTGAGAATGAAGGTAACTTCCTATTGCCATTATCGTATAAATATGAATTGAAAAATTATACGTTAGAGGGTACAGATGTACTTGGCGAAACAGTAAGAACAATTGATTTTACGTTAGATGAGCCAGTAAATAACGCTAATCTTTACATTATTACGTCAAACCACGGAGCTAACGCAGGTGGTGAAGAGTATATTAGACGTAACCATTTTATTTATTTTGATGAAGAGCAAGTACTAATGTATAAGCCAGGTGGTGTTTCGTGTGGACCTTTCTTTGAGTATAATACACAGCCAAGCTGCATTTACTACGACTGTTCTACAACCCCTGCTTACCCCAGACCTCATACTGATGCTGCATGGTCTTGGAATAACTGGTGTCCAGGAGATAAAATTCCAGTTCGTAGCGTATCACTTGGTCAGCTTGAAGCAGGTGAGCACAGCTTTAGAATAGAAGTACCAGATGCACAATTTGCAGATGAGCAAGGGTATTTCCCAATGTCAGTATACATCCAGAGCGATAATCCTGCATTAAGCACCAATACTTTTGATGTTGCAACATTTAGTGTATATCCTAATCCAGTTGTAGATGTTTTAACCATAAACACTACTAGCGGAACTACGGTACAAAATGTAACGGTAACCAATACACTAGGTCAGTCAGTATACAAAGGTACTACTGCTACTGCCGACCTTTCAGAGTTACAATCGGGTATTTACATTGTAACGGCAGCCTTTACCAATGGTACAACTGCTACTCAAAAAATAGTAAAGAAATAG
- a CDS encoding TonB-dependent receptor plug domain-containing protein, producing the protein MRLNIKCLLLFIPIVFFTPKTFGQDETQRIALKQVLDSIAAQHHVKFNYTEKDVFGHNIYPPKTAQPLRSKLVYIGNRTGLSYKENGDYIILYKNSTAEKKKFCAYITDEFNTIIQNASVQISDTKSIVAGVDGYFELNTELPEIIYVGHLGYQPVGIAVTEYTGDCINIKLSLAPLELEELVTERYLTSGISKKKDGSFSITPKKFGILPGLIEPDVLLAMQQLPGITSIDQTVSNINVRGGSHDQNLFMWNGIRLFQTGHFFGLISAINPNIAYNIKIAKNGTSAFYGESVSSVVDISSQKSQIENGTTSIGTNMINADFYTKLKVSESANLEISARRSFTDVLDFPTYTEYSERIFQNTVVTELANSTDVNYKSDKEFYFYDFTGQYHQKFGEKHNAYLHVIGINNNLDFTQGTLNATNLITTVSSLDQQTLGGSAGLATQWTDTHSTNFSVYGTLYEVDGTDESLETEERVRQENKIQGYGFKFSNTNRLTDMYKLHSGYQFDQLKVENTDAVDSEIQTRETNQVLRTHAFIGEIEYDPETEDIYVRTGLRFNYIEQLRAIYIEPRLQFNYHIDDAWQMEILAELKSQTTSQVVELQADFLGLENRRWILANDMDVPVQNSSQVSVGVAYKEKGWLISVDNFYKRVNGITTYGQAFQDQLEQVDARGSYRVFGTEFLIQKQYKNFYAWLSYTWNKNDYKFDDIEPSRFSSNFEISHNINSAAIYEWKNFKIALGSRWFTGRPATEPLLNIPVYDNEGTPSVLYEFPNSSNLDDFFQVDFSASYRWDINSKVRMQFGLSVLNIFNRSNIINRYYRINANEDIEVVNTFALNRTPNALVKISF; encoded by the coding sequence ATGAGATTAAACATAAAGTGTTTACTTCTTTTTATACCCATAGTATTTTTCACCCCCAAAACCTTTGGGCAGGATGAAACGCAGCGTATTGCCTTAAAGCAAGTGCTTGATAGTATTGCGGCACAACACCACGTTAAATTTAATTATACCGAAAAAGATGTTTTTGGACATAACATATATCCCCCAAAAACAGCACAACCACTACGCTCAAAACTGGTTTATATAGGCAACAGAACGGGACTTAGCTATAAGGAAAATGGCGACTATATAATACTATATAAAAACAGCACAGCAGAAAAGAAAAAGTTTTGCGCCTATATTACAGATGAATTTAACACCATTATACAAAATGCATCCGTACAGATAAGCGACACTAAAAGTATTGTAGCGGGAGTTGATGGTTATTTTGAATTGAATACGGAGCTCCCCGAAATAATATACGTAGGTCATTTAGGTTACCAGCCTGTTGGCATAGCAGTAACTGAATATACGGGTGATTGCATTAACATAAAGCTGTCATTAGCCCCTTTAGAGTTAGAAGAGTTAGTTACAGAACGATACCTTACATCGGGTATCTCTAAAAAGAAAGATGGTAGCTTTTCAATCACCCCAAAAAAATTCGGTATACTTCCTGGGCTTATAGAGCCCGACGTGCTACTTGCCATGCAGCAACTACCAGGTATAACGAGTATAGACCAAACTGTATCCAACATTAATGTAAGGGGCGGTAGCCACGACCAAAACCTATTTATGTGGAATGGCATTCGGTTATTCCAGACAGGACATTTTTTCGGACTTATATCAGCAATTAATCCCAATATTGCCTATAATATTAAAATTGCCAAAAATGGTACTTCTGCCTTTTATGGCGAAAGTGTTTCAAGCGTTGTTGACATATCTTCACAAAAATCACAAATCGAAAATGGTACCACAAGCATTGGCACAAATATGATTAACGCTGATTTTTATACAAAATTAAAAGTTTCTGAAAGTGCCAATCTCGAAATCTCTGCACGTAGATCGTTTACCGATGTTCTTGATTTTCCTACCTATACCGAATATTCAGAGAGAATATTTCAAAACACCGTAGTAACCGAACTTGCTAACAGTACCGATGTAAACTATAAAAGTGATAAAGAGTTTTACTTTTACGATTTTACAGGACAATACCACCAAAAGTTTGGCGAAAAGCACAATGCCTATTTACATGTAATTGGTATTAACAATAACCTCGATTTTACGCAGGGTACACTAAACGCAACTAACCTAATAACTACCGTTAGTAGCCTGGACCAGCAAACACTTGGTGGCTCTGCAGGACTGGCAACACAATGGACCGATACACACAGTACAAATTTTAGTGTTTATGGTACATTGTACGAAGTAGATGGTACAGATGAATCGTTAGAAACAGAAGAAAGAGTACGACAAGAAAATAAAATACAGGGATACGGTTTTAAGTTTAGCAACACCAACAGGCTTACCGATATGTATAAACTCCATTCGGGATATCAGTTTGACCAACTGAAAGTAGAAAATACAGATGCTGTTGATAGCGAAATACAAACACGAGAAACCAATCAGGTTTTGCGTACGCATGCTTTTATTGGTGAAATAGAATACGACCCCGAGACGGAAGATATATATGTACGTACAGGATTACGGTTTAATTATATTGAACAATTAAGGGCAATATACATCGAGCCGCGATTGCAATTTAATTATCATATTGATGATGCTTGGCAAATGGAAATATTGGCAGAGTTAAAAAGCCAAACCACATCGCAGGTAGTGGAGCTACAAGCTGATTTTTTGGGTTTAGAAAACAGGCGTTGGATATTAGCTAACGATATGGATGTACCCGTACAAAACAGTAGCCAAGTATCTGTAGGGGTTGCCTATAAAGAAAAAGGCTGGCTAATATCTGTAGATAATTTTTACAAACGTGTAAACGGTATTACTACTTATGGGCAGGCTTTTCAGGATCAGTTAGAACAGGTAGATGCCAGAGGGAGTTACAGGGTTTTTGGTACCGAGTTTTTAATACAAAAACAATACAAAAACTTTTACGCTTGGTTAAGCTATACTTGGAATAAGAACGATTATAAATTTGATGATATAGAGCCAAGCAGGTTTAGTAGTAATTTTGAAATAAGTCATAACATCAACTCTGCTGCGATATACGAGTGGAAAAACTTTAAAATTGCACTGGGTTCAAGGTGGTTTACTGGACGCCCCGCAACAGAGCCATTGCTAAACATACCTGTTTATGATAACGAGGGTACACCATCGGTATTATACGAATTCCCTAACAGTAGCAACCTAGATGATTTTTTCCAAGTAGATTTTTCTGCATCCTACCGTTGGGATATAAACAGTAAAGTACGTATGCAGTTTGGGCTATCGGTACTCAATATATTTAACCGTAGTAATATTATTAACCGCTACTATCGTATTAATGCCAACGAGGATATTGAGGTAGTTAATACCTTTGCGTTAAACCGTACACCCAATGCACTAGTAAAAATTAGTTTTTAA
- a CDS encoding MBOAT family O-acyltransferase: MQWNDVLPAVAWQDVQQWFTYNPEKPLLFNSGLFLGLFVVFYALYLSLRKTFHARIIYVLCFSLFFYYKCSGMYFLLLIFTTTLDYTLSYFLYRETHEVYRKIYVWFSVVVNLTFLGYFKYTNFIIGNYNDLFGGEFAFYDVILPVGISFYTFQSISYTVEIYRKEITPAKSLPDYLFFVSFFPQLVAGPIVRAKDFIPKIYEKLTITKQEVNYGLFLIIGGLIKKAVISDYISVNFVDRVFDAPNSYTAIENLLAVYGYSIQIYCDFSGYSDMAIGIALLLGFQLPPNFRTPYKSANITEFWRRWHISLSTWLKDFLYISVGGNRRGSFAGFLFPIVFFIAVMVWGIVNLNNSYWPIIIGSSALALFILSFTLAKNKQKTMVTNVNLLTTMLLGGLWHGASLRFIVWGALHGIGLAVHRIVTEFFPTKKEGIPTKNNRFLKFVSVIITFHFVAFCWIFFRAKDFSLALDVINNIGNVTFDLVKWKTIFIAYQNVFLLMLIGYVWHFLPDGIINTMRNTFNKTPLLGKAIILGVIYWLVYATASAESQPFIYFQF; this comes from the coding sequence ATGCAATGGAATGATGTTTTGCCAGCCGTTGCATGGCAAGATGTACAACAGTGGTTTACCTACAACCCTGAAAAACCCTTACTTTTTAACTCGGGGTTATTTCTAGGGCTGTTTGTTGTATTCTATGCATTGTATTTATCACTCCGAAAAACATTTCACGCCCGTATTATTTACGTGCTGTGCTTTTCACTATTCTTCTACTATAAGTGTAGCGGAATGTATTTTTTGCTGCTAATATTTACCACTACGCTCGATTATACGTTGAGTTACTTTTTGTACAGAGAAACCCACGAGGTGTACCGTAAAATATACGTGTGGTTTAGTGTTGTGGTTAACCTTACCTTTTTAGGCTATTTTAAATACACTAACTTTATTATTGGTAATTATAACGATTTGTTTGGTGGCGAATTTGCGTTTTACGATGTAATTTTACCCGTAGGAATCTCTTTTTATACCTTCCAATCTATAAGTTATACGGTAGAGATTTATCGTAAAGAAATAACACCTGCCAAAAGTTTACCCGACTATTTATTCTTTGTTTCGTTTTTTCCGCAATTGGTAGCAGGACCTATTGTACGTGCAAAAGACTTTATTCCTAAAATATACGAGAAACTTACCATTACAAAACAAGAAGTCAATTATGGTTTATTCCTAATAATAGGCGGGCTCATAAAAAAGGCAGTAATATCCGATTATATCTCTGTAAACTTTGTCGATAGGGTTTTTGATGCTCCCAATAGTTATACTGCTATTGAGAACCTGCTAGCAGTATATGGTTACTCCATCCAGATTTATTGCGATTTTTCGGGATATAGCGATATGGCTATTGGTATAGCATTACTTTTAGGGTTTCAGTTGCCACCCAACTTCCGAACGCCCTACAAATCAGCCAATATTACCGAGTTTTGGCGCAGATGGCACATCTCGTTATCCACATGGTTAAAAGATTTCCTCTACATTTCGGTAGGGGGTAACCGTCGCGGCTCCTTTGCAGGATTCCTGTTCCCCATAGTATTTTTTATTGCCGTAATGGTTTGGGGCATAGTTAATTTAAATAATAGCTACTGGCCAATAATTATAGGTAGTAGCGCATTAGCGTTGTTTATACTCTCGTTTACATTGGCTAAAAACAAACAAAAAACAATGGTTACTAACGTAAACTTACTTACTACCATGTTACTGGGAGGTTTATGGCATGGGGCTAGCCTTCGTTTTATTGTTTGGGGTGCCTTGCATGGTATTGGGTTAGCGGTACACCGAATAGTTACCGAGTTTTTTCCAACTAAAAAAGAAGGTATACCTACTAAAAATAACAGATTTCTAAAATTCGTATCTGTAATTATAACATTTCATTTTGTAGCGTTTTGTTGGATATTTTTTAGAGCGAAAGATTTTAGCTTGGCTTTGGATGTTATTAATAACATTGGTAACGTAACATTTGACCTTGTTAAATGGAAAACCATTTTTATAGCGTACCAAAACGTATTTTTATTGATGCTAATAGGTTACGTATGGCACTTTTTACCCGATGGTATAATTAACACCATGCGCAATACTTTTAATAAAACACCATTACTCGGAAAAGCTATTATATTAGGCGTAATATATTGGTTGGTGTATGCAACAGCATCAGCAGAATCGCAACCATTTATTTACTTCCAGTTTTAA
- a CDS encoding LysM peptidoglycan-binding domain-containing protein produces MLNKIYSIFFLLTCTIAQAQVDTTAVVVDSISVDSIAVDSVATVPITNIITNPSAITTFFEKLQALEENKEGKINIVHIGDSHIQADILSGKIRKTLQERFGNAGCGFSFPHKLAHTNGSPYVKYRSNITWHKRRNVYPVVDTVEVGLSGIALTAKQDFAIAATVLDTSYNFNTIKIITPRNVPLFDVATHTDDTFELKSNIPKKTTYKIKSGDALSIIARKFKTTVSALKKLNGLRSNAIQAGKTLQIPTGEMEKQVINRSEFTELPLVADSLSYYYHSKKALSTIYLLPNTEAKSYNLNGLILEKDAPGILYHSIGVNGAKAVDYNKYPLFFEQLPALNPDLIIISLGTNESFEKEDVEAYMKELNLFIDNIRTKNPNACLLITTPPPSLFKRRYPNTFVAAYANSILAQQTAKNYASWDVFSELGGLYGVPNNAAAGLMSPDKVHYSVKGYEMQGTLFTEALLSAFDNFKNTSKNAME; encoded by the coding sequence ATGCTGAATAAAATATACAGTATATTTTTTTTATTAACCTGTACTATTGCACAGGCACAGGTAGATACTACCGCTGTAGTTGTTGATAGTATAAGCGTCGATTCGATAGCTGTCGATTCAGTAGCTACAGTACCTATAACCAATATAATTACCAACCCCAGTGCTATAACAACATTTTTTGAAAAGCTCCAAGCGCTAGAAGAGAATAAAGAGGGGAAAATAAACATAGTACATATAGGCGATTCGCACATCCAAGCCGATATATTAAGTGGTAAAATACGCAAAACCTTACAAGAGCGTTTTGGTAATGCAGGCTGCGGGTTTTCTTTTCCGCACAAGCTGGCGCATACCAATGGTAGCCCATATGTAAAATACAGGTCGAATATTACATGGCACAAGCGCCGTAATGTGTACCCAGTAGTAGATACTGTTGAGGTAGGTTTAAGCGGTATTGCACTTACAGCCAAACAAGATTTTGCAATAGCTGCTACGGTACTCGATACCAGTTACAACTTTAACACTATAAAAATTATTACACCACGCAATGTACCCCTTTTTGATGTTGCTACGCATACCGATGATACATTCGAGCTAAAATCGAATATTCCTAAAAAAACAACCTATAAAATTAAAAGTGGCGATGCATTATCCATTATCGCCCGAAAATTTAAAACAACCGTTTCGGCACTTAAAAAATTAAACGGTTTGCGCTCTAACGCCATACAAGCGGGTAAAACACTGCAAATACCTACAGGCGAAATGGAAAAACAGGTAATAAACCGATCTGAGTTTACGGAGTTACCTCTGGTTGCCGATTCGTTATCCTATTATTACCATAGCAAAAAAGCACTATCTACAATATACTTACTGCCAAATACCGAGGCAAAATCGTACAATTTAAACGGTTTAATACTCGAAAAAGATGCTCCAGGTATTTTGTACCATAGCATTGGTGTAAACGGAGCAAAAGCGGTAGATTATAATAAATATCCGCTATTTTTTGAGCAGTTACCTGCATTGAACCCTGATTTAATCATTATATCGTTAGGTACTAACGAATCGTTCGAGAAAGAAGATGTAGAGGCATACATGAAAGAGTTAAACTTATTTATAGATAATATAAGGACTAAAAACCCTAACGCTTGCTTATTAATAACTACCCCACCGCCATCGTTATTTAAAAGGAGGTACCCCAACACATTTGTAGCTGCCTATGCCAATAGTATACTGGCACAACAAACTGCAAAAAATTATGCTTCGTGGGATGTATTTTCGGAACTTGGTGGGTTGTACGGTGTGCCCAATAATGCTGCGGCAGGCTTAATGTCGCCCGATAAAGTACACTACTCGGTAAAAGGTTACGAAATGCAGGGAACACTATTTACCGAAGCCCTTTTAAGCGCATTTGATAATTTTAAAAATACTAGCAAAAATGCAATGGAATGA
- the argS gene encoding arginine--tRNA ligase, translating to MILSEILTSHIQKAVTALFDITLDKVELQATRREFEGDSTMVIFPLLKQIKGNPVELGKKIGEYLVENSDVVERFNVVKGFLNLVISDTYYINFFNGIKANEQFGFVTPPHDGKTTMVEYASPNTNKPLHLGHVRNVLLGYSVAQIIQAAGKKVNKTQIINDRGIHICKSMLAYKRFGNNETPESANIKGDKLVGNYYVAFDKAYKEEIETLKTAGKTEDEAKANAPIVLEAQEMLRKWEAGDPDTVALWEMMNGWVYKGFDETYKNIGVNFDSYYYESNTYLLGKDVVADGLAKGVFYKKEDGSVWIDLTDEGLDEKLVLRSDGTAVYMTQDIGTAIQRVKDYPDVNGMVYTVGNEQDYHFKVLFLILKKLGFDWASSLYHLSYGMVDLPSGKMKSREGTVVDADDLMAEMATTAKNISEELGKLDDYSDEEKAKLYNIIGLGALKYYILKVDPKKRILFNPEESVDFSGNTGPFIQYTYARIQSLLRRADFDVSVTLQPEDIVLHEKEKELLKQLAQYPDVVQSAAAGHSPALIANYTYDLVKEYNSFYQSVPIFGSEIENEKVFRIQLSKKVADTIKSAFGLLGIDVPERM from the coding sequence ATGATACTATCAGAAATTTTAACATCTCATATTCAGAAAGCCGTAACCGCGTTGTTCGATATTACTTTAGATAAAGTAGAACTACAGGCTACCCGCAGGGAATTTGAAGGCGATAGTACCATGGTTATTTTTCCGCTGTTAAAGCAAATAAAAGGCAACCCTGTTGAGTTGGGTAAAAAAATAGGCGAATACCTTGTAGAAAACTCCGATGTTGTAGAGCGTTTTAATGTGGTTAAGGGTTTCCTTAATCTCGTAATATCAGATACATATTACATCAACTTTTTTAACGGTATAAAAGCAAACGAGCAGTTTGGTTTTGTAACCCCACCGCACGATGGTAAAACTACTATGGTAGAGTATGCCTCGCCCAACACCAACAAGCCATTGCACTTAGGGCACGTTCGTAACGTGCTTTTAGGCTATTCTGTAGCCCAAATTATACAAGCAGCAGGTAAAAAAGTAAATAAAACCCAAATTATAAACGACAGAGGTATTCATATTTGTAAATCCATGTTGGCTTACAAACGTTTTGGTAATAACGAAACACCCGAGAGTGCAAACATAAAAGGCGATAAGTTAGTAGGTAATTATTACGTAGCTTTTGATAAAGCTTATAAAGAAGAAATTGAAACGCTTAAAACAGCAGGTAAAACCGAAGACGAAGCGAAAGCAAATGCGCCGATAGTACTAGAAGCGCAAGAAATGCTGCGCAAATGGGAGGCAGGCGACCCTGATACCGTTGCTTTGTGGGAGATGATGAATGGTTGGGTGTATAAAGGTTTTGATGAAACGTATAAAAATATAGGTGTTAATTTTGATAGCTATTATTACGAGAGTAATACCTATCTTTTAGGAAAAGATGTTGTAGCCGACGGATTGGCAAAAGGCGTTTTTTATAAAAAAGAAGATGGTTCGGTTTGGATAGACCTTACTGATGAGGGTTTAGATGAAAAATTAGTACTCCGTTCGGATGGTACTGCGGTGTACATGACGCAGGATATTGGTACCGCCATACAGCGTGTAAAAGATTATCCTGATGTTAACGGTATGGTATATACCGTAGGTAACGAGCAGGATTACCATTTTAAAGTATTGTTTTTAATACTTAAAAAACTCGGTTTCGATTGGGCAAGTAGCCTGTACCACCTATCGTACGGAATGGTAGATTTACCATCGGGTAAAATGAAAAGCCGTGAAGGTACCGTAGTAGATGCCGATGATTTAATGGCAGAAATGGCTACAACTGCTAAAAACATATCGGAAGAGTTGGGCAAACTTGATGATTATTCCGACGAAGAAAAAGCAAAACTATATAACATTATTGGGCTGGGCGCGTTGAAGTATTACATACTGAAAGTAGATCCGAAAAAACGCATATTGTTCAATCCAGAAGAGTCAGTAGATTTTTCAGGGAATACAGGACCATTCATACAATACACTTACGCCCGAATACAATCGTTATTACGTAGAGCCGATTTTGATGTATCGGTTACACTACAACCCGAAGATATTGTATTACACGAAAAAGAAAAAGAGCTGTTAAAACAACTAGCACAGTACCCCGATGTAGTACAAAGTGCAGCAGCAGGACACAGCCCTGCCTTAATAGCAAATTATACATACGATTTAGTAAAAGAGTACAACTCATTTTACCAAAGTGTGCCTATATTCGGTTCGGAAATAGAAAATGAAAAGGTGTTTAGAATACAACTTTCTAAAAAAGTAGCCGATACCATAAAATCAGCTTTCGGATTGTTAGGTATTGATGTGCCAGAACGAATGTAA